The DNA sequence GCCTCGGCCTGCTGCTGGGTGCGCCGGGCCTCGGCTTGGGGGTCGAAGGCGGGCTCGGGCGCGGAAGCGGCCTGGCGGGCGTTGCGCTTGCCGGCGATCAGCCGGCCCTCCTCGACGGCGTCGGCCACGATCCGGCACATGAGGGTGCCCGCCCGGATGGCGTCGTCGTTGCCGGGGATGACGTACTGGATCACGTCGGGGTCGCAGTTGGTGTCGACCACGGCCACGATGGGCAGGCCCAGCTTGTTGGCCTCGGTGACGGCGATGTGCTCCTTCTTGGTGTCGATGATGAACACCGAGTCGGGCAGTTTGCCCAAGTTGCGGATACCCCCGAGGTTGCGCTGGAGCTTCTCGAGCTCGCGCGACAGGATCAGGGCCTCCTTCTTGGGCATGGCCTCGAAGTCGCCGGCCGCCAGCATGCGCTCGTACTCCTGCATCTTCTTGACCCGGGCGCTGATGGTCTGGAAGTTGGTGAGCATGCCGCCCAGCCAGCGCTCGTTGATGTAGGGCATCCCGCACTTCTTGGCGTAGCCCGAGATGGCGTCCTGGGTCTGCTTCTTGGTGCCCACGAACAGGATCGACCCGCCGTCGGCCACCAGGTCACGGACGTAGGTGTACGCCGCCTCGATCCGGTCGAGCGTCTGGTTGAGGTCGATGATGTAGATGCCATTGCGCTCGCCGAAGATGAACCGCTTCATCTTCGGGTTCCAGCGCCGGGTCTGGTGCCCGAAGTGGACCCCGGCCTCCAGTAGCTGCTTCATCGTGACGACTGCCACGGTGCCTCCCTTTCCCATCGGTTGAGCCGCTTGGCGCCGCGCCCCTGTGGGCGACCGTGGGATGCGACAAGCCGGACGTTCCCCGCGGGCTGCGGGGACTACGACTCTACCGTGCCGCCACGGGCCTGAGCTATGGCACCCTCACCACCCCTCGACGGCCGACAGGTAGTTCTCGCTGGCGGCCCGGGTAGCCACCAGCAGGAGCCCGCCCGGGCCCAGGGCCACGCCCGTGACCGCCCCGTCGGCCTCGTAGATCGTGGTCTCCAACCCGGGGCCGGCCAGGAGCAGCGGGCCGTCGACCAGGGGCAGGGCGAACCACCCCTGGGGGCCGGGCCCGGCCGGGGCGCCCCGGTCCGCGGCGCTGGCCACGTGGGCC is a window from the Actinomycetota bacterium genome containing:
- the rpsB gene encoding 30S ribosomal protein S2 — its product is MAVVTMKQLLEAGVHFGHQTRRWNPKMKRFIFGERNGIYIIDLNQTLDRIEAAYTYVRDLVADGGSILFVGTKKQTQDAISGYAKKCGMPYINERWLGGMLTNFQTISARVKKMQEYERMLAAGDFEAMPKKEALILSRELEKLQRNLGGIRNLGKLPDSVFIIDTKKEHIAVTEANKLGLPIVAVVDTNCDPDVIQYVIPGNDDAIRAGTLMCRIVADAVEEGRLIAGKRNARQAASAPEPAFDPQAEARRTQQQAEA